A single genomic interval of Heteronotia binoei isolate CCM8104 ecotype False Entrance Well chromosome 11, APGP_CSIRO_Hbin_v1, whole genome shotgun sequence harbors:
- the TRMT12 gene encoding tRNA wybutosine-synthesizing protein 2 homolog isoform X1 produces the protein MEAEDLNSHGTAALVTEPQFTQLFRKYLEREGVIDSRFRVQKLPDGAVALPVLGQSLQEHHLQHLKESIPPGRTCALIWIQNPILSKSAQVRSPTQKLREELESLVLRCGAAWSEELEKDLPKSWQRHGDLVLLSKDCFRATLWGEMGQELWETVAGAVGAKRLARRGCVQSDSFRSPTVTLLLGEDGWVEHVDNGIRPLNLCCIPRYRFDVTLCMLSPGNITEKLRIASLHCAGEVVVDLYAGIGYFTLPYLVHAGAAFVHACEWNPHAVEALQQNLQLNGVQHRCRIHQGDNRKLELRDVANRVNLGLIPMSEEGWPVACKVLRKDIGGILHIHQNVESFPGKALQPGQDHQLPATEKHEDKGIHGGKDVVSGTGRRALCPTAQTAWQKWAEATGTQIRTLLQKLNGKPWRTNILHIELVKSYAPHVHHIVLDLDCRPLS, from the exons ATGGAGGCAGAAGATTTGAACTCTCATGGAACTGCTGCTCTCGTTACTGAACCACAGTTTACTCAGCTATTCAG GAAATATTTAGAAAGAGAGGGAGTCATAGATAGCCGTTTCCGTGTGCAGAAGCTTCCGGATGGCGCCGTGGCACTGCCTGTGCTAGGCCAAAGCCTCCAGGAGCATCACCTGCAGCACTTGAAGGAGAGTATCCCACCTGGGAGGACCTGTGCTTTGATTTGGATCCAG AATCCCATTCTCTCAAAATCAGCTCAGGTCCGCTCACCCACCCAGAAACTGCGTGAAGAGCTGGAGTCTCTGGTATTGCGCTGTGGAGCTGCGTGGTCTGAAGAACTGGAAAAAGATCTGCCGAAATCCTGGCAGCGGCACGGGGACCTGGTTCTGCTGAGCAAGGACTGCTTCAGAGCGACACTTTGGGGAGAGATGG GACAAGAGCTCTGGGAGACGGTTGCTGGTGCTGTGGGTGCCAAACGTTTAGCAAGACGCGGCTGCGTTCAGTCAGATTCCTTTCGATCCCCGACAGTCACCTTGTTGTTGGGGGAAGATGGCTGGGTTGAACATGTCGACAACGGAATCCG GCCTCTGAATCTGTGTTGCATCCCCAGGTATAGGTTCGATGTGACGCTGTGCATGTTGTCTCCTGGAAACATCACCGAGAAGCTGCGGATAGCATctctgcattgtgctggggaagTAGTAGTGGATCTGTATGCTG GGATTGGCTATTTCACCCTGCCTTATTTGGTTCATGCTGGCGCTGCTTTCGTTCATGCTTGCGAGTGGAACCCCCATGCTGTGGAAGCCCTGCAGCAGAACCTCCAGCTGAATGGGGTTCAGCATCGGTGCCGCATTCACCAGGGAGACAACAGGAAG CTGGAACTGCGAGATGTAGCCAACAGAGTGAATCTGGGACTCATCCCAATGTCAGAAGAAGGCTGGCCGGTTGCCTGCAAGGTCTTGCGAAAGGACATTGGAGGGATCCTTCACATCCACCAGAACGTAGAATCCTTTCCTGGGAAGGCCCTTCAGCCAGGACAGGATCACCAGCTTCCGGCGACCGAGAAGCACGAGGACAAAGGAATCCATGGGGGGAAGGATGTGGTATCAGGAACTGGTAGGAGGGCCCTGTGCCCCACAGCCCAGACTGCGTGGCAGAAGTGGGCAGAAGCTACGGGGACCCAGATCAGGACGTTGCTTCAGAAGCTGAATGGGAAGCCGTGGAGGACAAACATCCTGCACATAGAGCTTGTGAAATCCTATGCTCCCCATGTGCACCATATCGTGTTAGATCTGGACTGTCGCCCTCTCTCATAA
- the TRMT12 gene encoding tRNA wybutosine-synthesizing protein 2 homolog isoform X2, protein MEAEDLNSHGTAALVTEPQFTQLFRKYLEREGVIDSRFRVQKLPDGAVALPVLGQSLQEHHLQHLKESIPPGRTCALIWIQNPILSKSAQVRSPTQKLREELESLVLRCGAAWSEELEKDLPKSWQRHGDLVLLSKDCFRATLWGEMGQELWETVAGAVGAKRLARRGCVQSDSFRSPTVTLLLGEDGWVEHVDNGIRYRFDVTLCMLSPGNITEKLRIASLHCAGEVVVDLYAGIGYFTLPYLVHAGAAFVHACEWNPHAVEALQQNLQLNGVQHRCRIHQGDNRKLELRDVANRVNLGLIPMSEEGWPVACKVLRKDIGGILHIHQNVESFPGKALQPGQDHQLPATEKHEDKGIHGGKDVVSGTGRRALCPTAQTAWQKWAEATGTQIRTLLQKLNGKPWRTNILHIELVKSYAPHVHHIVLDLDCRPLS, encoded by the exons ATGGAGGCAGAAGATTTGAACTCTCATGGAACTGCTGCTCTCGTTACTGAACCACAGTTTACTCAGCTATTCAG GAAATATTTAGAAAGAGAGGGAGTCATAGATAGCCGTTTCCGTGTGCAGAAGCTTCCGGATGGCGCCGTGGCACTGCCTGTGCTAGGCCAAAGCCTCCAGGAGCATCACCTGCAGCACTTGAAGGAGAGTATCCCACCTGGGAGGACCTGTGCTTTGATTTGGATCCAG AATCCCATTCTCTCAAAATCAGCTCAGGTCCGCTCACCCACCCAGAAACTGCGTGAAGAGCTGGAGTCTCTGGTATTGCGCTGTGGAGCTGCGTGGTCTGAAGAACTGGAAAAAGATCTGCCGAAATCCTGGCAGCGGCACGGGGACCTGGTTCTGCTGAGCAAGGACTGCTTCAGAGCGACACTTTGGGGAGAGATGG GACAAGAGCTCTGGGAGACGGTTGCTGGTGCTGTGGGTGCCAAACGTTTAGCAAGACGCGGCTGCGTTCAGTCAGATTCCTTTCGATCCCCGACAGTCACCTTGTTGTTGGGGGAAGATGGCTGGGTTGAACATGTCGACAACGGAATCCG GTATAGGTTCGATGTGACGCTGTGCATGTTGTCTCCTGGAAACATCACCGAGAAGCTGCGGATAGCATctctgcattgtgctggggaagTAGTAGTGGATCTGTATGCTG GGATTGGCTATTTCACCCTGCCTTATTTGGTTCATGCTGGCGCTGCTTTCGTTCATGCTTGCGAGTGGAACCCCCATGCTGTGGAAGCCCTGCAGCAGAACCTCCAGCTGAATGGGGTTCAGCATCGGTGCCGCATTCACCAGGGAGACAACAGGAAG CTGGAACTGCGAGATGTAGCCAACAGAGTGAATCTGGGACTCATCCCAATGTCAGAAGAAGGCTGGCCGGTTGCCTGCAAGGTCTTGCGAAAGGACATTGGAGGGATCCTTCACATCCACCAGAACGTAGAATCCTTTCCTGGGAAGGCCCTTCAGCCAGGACAGGATCACCAGCTTCCGGCGACCGAGAAGCACGAGGACAAAGGAATCCATGGGGGGAAGGATGTGGTATCAGGAACTGGTAGGAGGGCCCTGTGCCCCACAGCCCAGACTGCGTGGCAGAAGTGGGCAGAAGCTACGGGGACCCAGATCAGGACGTTGCTTCAGAAGCTGAATGGGAAGCCGTGGAGGACAAACATCCTGCACATAGAGCTTGTGAAATCCTATGCTCCCCATGTGCACCATATCGTGTTAGATCTGGACTGTCGCCCTCTCTCATAA